The genomic DNA TCTTATCGTAATGTGCGCACAGGAATCATCGGCGCTCAGTGCTAATGAAATAGCATTATCCGGCTTGGTAAAGCGGCAGCAGTTGGAAATGATATGCAAAATGGCATGATTAAGCAGTCTGTCGTCGGACATGATATATACCGGAATTTCTGGTATATCTAAAGAAAGCCCAATGCCGATGGAGTCGGTCAGCACTCCGGCAGCCAGCCCCAGCCGTCTTAAAAGATCACTCAAGTCAAGCAGGGCAGGCGAAAAGGGTTCATTTCCGAGTAGAAAGTGCAGATGCGCCGTAAAATCAATAGTGAATCGCAACATGTGGTAGCTATTTAGGTTTATCTGCTGTGTCAGCTCACACAATTGCTCGTTTTGCTGGACATCAGGCATACGCGCAATGGTGGAGATACCAGCAAAAATATTGGCAAGTGGGGCACGAAGTCTTCCTGAAATTGCAGAAGTCAAATAGTCGATGCTCTGTGGTAGCATAGGAGTATCCTGCGAGTCGGCAAAGCCAAAAGAGATGAGGTAACCGTCTTCAATTGGGGTAAACGAAGCCGCAAAATGTTCCATGGCCGTGAGCGGAACAGAAAAAGCCCGCGGCTCGCCAGAGGGAGTTTTTTTTATGACTTCAAGCTGTGCGGAAGAAACCAGTAAAGAAAGGCCTCCCGGAACAGACAATGCAGGATAGTGCTTGAGCGCGCAGGCATTGACCCATACTATTAATAAGTTATGGTCTGCCACTGCAAACGGGATGGGGGAGTTGCCGTGAAGCTGTTGGATTAATGCAAGTTGGGATTGCATGTAATCGTCCCCTTTTCAGGTGATATTTATTACTAATATAGTACCATATTATTCGACGTGAAACAACGTAATTCGACAAAATTTCTAAATTTAGGAAATTAGAACATTATTAGAGTGCTTTAACGTGAAATTGATTTCCAAAAAAGACTTGATCTTTTGTGTGAATTATACCAAAATTTTATATAACTATTGTTATTATATAAATTATGTGATATAAAATAGACAAAATATAAAAACAAATAATATTTTTTTGAAAGGATGTAACTAGAGTGGCAATTAAAATTGGCATTAATGGTTTTGGCCGAATCGGTCGACTGGTTTTCCGTGCGGCTGTCGAGCAGCCTGAAAAATATGAAGTTGTTGGAATCAACGATCCGTTTGTTGACCCGGACTATATGGCGTACATGGTTAAATATGACTCGATACATGGTCGTTTTGGTGGCAGCGTAACGGCTAAGGACGGCAAGCTTGTCGTTAATGGAAAAGCTATTACGGTGTTCGAGTGTAAAGACCCCGCTGAAATTGCATGGCGTGACTGCGGCGCGGAATATATCGTGGAGTCCACCGGCGTATTCACCACTGTAGACAAGGCCAAGGCGCACCTTGTAGGCGGCGCCAAGAAGGTCGTTATTTCTGCCCCCTCTAAGGACGCCCCCATGTTTGTTATGGGCGTCAATAACAAAACTTATACCAAGGATATGACCATCGTTTCCAATGCTTCCTGCACCACCAACTGCTTAGCGCCGCTGGCTAAGGTTATCAACGACGAGTTTGGTATTGTTGAGGGGTTGATGACGACAGTGCATTCGACCACTGCAACCCAGAAGACTGTGGATGGTCCTTCTAAGAAGGACTGGCGCGGCGGCAGAGCAGCTACAGCAAATATCATTCCTGCGTCGACCGGTGCTGCAAAGGCCGTCGGCAAGGTTATTCCTGAATTAAACGGCAAGCTGACCGGCATGTCGTTCCGCGTTCCCACGCTTGATGTTTCAGTGGTGGACCTCACCGCTCGGCTCGCAAAACCTGTGACGATGGAAGCGATCTGCACGGCGATCAAGAAGGCTGCCGAAGGCGATATGAAGGGTATTTTATGCTATACCGATGAAGAGGTGGTATCTTCCGACTTTATCACCGATCCGCACACCTCAATTTTTGATGCAAAGGCTAGCATTTTGCTCAACGAACAGTTTGTTAAGCTCATCAGTTGGTACGACAACGAGTGGGGTTATTCCAACAAAGTGCTCATGTTGATCGGGCATATGGCGTCGGTCGACGCGCAGTAAAAATCTTTGAACTTTGTGCAAAGCAGCCATACTGGGAAGATATTTCTTGGTAGGGCTGCTTTTGGTACATAAAAACAAAATATCCTGCCAAAAATACTATGAAAACAGCAAGGTGCCGATTTAATTGAGAAACTCACCAAATTGTTGCATCAAATCCGTTGATTTATTGGCGTCCGTGCTCTAGCCACATCAAATTGGTCGTGCTACAATAACAGCGGAGCCCTATATTGTGTAACAGGAGGCGTTTCTTTATGGCAGTAAAAATCGGCATTAACGGCTTTGGAAGAATTGGCAGAGTCGTGTTGCGGCAGGCGTTGGCGATGCCAGAGCGCTTTGAAGTCTGCGCTGTCAACTACCGCAATGTAGACCTTGAGTATATGAAGTATATGATGAAGTACGATTCCACTTTCGGTCGTTACCCCGGAACGGTGGAAGTTTATGAAAAGGGGCTAAGCTTTAACGGCGTAAAAATTCCCGTCTTCAGCGAAGCCGACGCTACTCAGGTGCCGTGGGGTGCGTTGGGGGCGGAATATATTGTTGAATCAACCGGTGCCTATGTCACGGCAGAAAAAGCTGCTGCACATCTTGCTGCGGGCGCTAAAAAAGTAGTTATTACTGCTCCAGCCAAGGATAATTCCCCAACCTTTG from Oscillospiraceae bacterium MB24-C1 includes the following:
- a CDS encoding sensor histidine kinase; the protein is MQSQLALIQQLHGNSPIPFAVADHNLLIVWVNACALKHYPALSVPGGLSLLVSSAQLEVIKKTPSGEPRAFSVPLTAMEHFAASFTPIEDGYLISFGFADSQDTPMLPQSIDYLTSAISGRLRAPLANIFAGISTIARMPDVQQNEQLCELTQQINLNSYHMLRFTIDFTAHLHFLLGNEPFSPALLDLSDLLRRLGLAAGVLTDSIGIGLSLDIPEIPVYIMSDDRLLNHAILHIISNCCRFTKPDNAISLALSADDSCAHITIRDRGQGIPQNLLDKVCEPFFSYDHEGLPMSGSGLGLSVARQIIVLHNGTLAIASKEDEGTTVAISLPLAPQDDDTLVLKSPPPVADMLRDRFSLLHIILSDSCNAPRP
- the gap gene encoding type I glyceraldehyde-3-phosphate dehydrogenase, giving the protein MAIKIGINGFGRIGRLVFRAAVEQPEKYEVVGINDPFVDPDYMAYMVKYDSIHGRFGGSVTAKDGKLVVNGKAITVFECKDPAEIAWRDCGAEYIVESTGVFTTVDKAKAHLVGGAKKVVISAPSKDAPMFVMGVNNKTYTKDMTIVSNASCTTNCLAPLAKVINDEFGIVEGLMTTVHSTTATQKTVDGPSKKDWRGGRAATANIIPASTGAAKAVGKVIPELNGKLTGMSFRVPTLDVSVVDLTARLAKPVTMEAICTAIKKAAEGDMKGILCYTDEEVVSSDFITDPHTSIFDAKASILLNEQFVKLISWYDNEWGYSNKVLMLIGHMASVDAQ